A portion of the Lolium rigidum isolate FL_2022 chromosome 1, APGP_CSIRO_Lrig_0.1, whole genome shotgun sequence genome contains these proteins:
- the LOC124682616 gene encoding cytochrome c-like, which translates to MASFGDAPAGNAASGDKIFRTKCAQCHTVERGGAHKQGPNLSGLFGRQSGTTAGYSYSAGNKNAAVVWGESTLYDYLLNPKKYIPGTKMVFPGLKKPQERTDLIAYLKESTA; encoded by the exons ATGGCTTCGTTCGGCGACGCCCCGGCCGGCAACGCGGCGAGCGGCGACAAGATCTTCCGGACCAAGTGCGCGCAGTGCCACACCGTCGAGCGCGGCGGCGCCCACAAGCAGGGACCCAACCTCAGCGGCCTCTTCGGCCGCCAGTCCGGCACCACCGCCGGATACTCCTACTCCGCCGGAAACAAGAACGCGGCCGTCGTTTGGGGAGAATCAACACTCTACGACTACCTCCTCAACCCCAAGAAG TACATCCCTGGCACGAAGATGGTGTTCCCGGGCCTCAAGAAGCCGCAGGAGCGCACCGACCTCATTGCATACCTCAAGGAATCCACCGCCTAA